The following are from one region of the Stanieria cyanosphaera PCC 7437 genome:
- a CDS encoding precorrin-8X methylmutase, giving the protein MTLEYIRNGDEIYRQSFAIIRAEANLSSLSPDLAQVAVRLIHACGMTDIVNDLEASPNAVTIARKALAKGATILCDSQMVAHGIIHNRLPADNQIVCTLNEPQVPEIARQINNTRSAAALELWQEYLKSSLVVIGNAPTALFHLLEMLDAGAPKPAVILGFPVGFVGASESKATLAKNSRDVPFITLHGRRGGSAIAAAAVNALATEQEI; this is encoded by the coding sequence ATGACCCTTGAATATATCCGTAACGGCGACGAGATTTATCGTCAGTCTTTTGCTATCATTCGTGCGGAGGCAAATTTATCAAGTCTTTCCCCAGATCTAGCACAAGTTGCTGTTCGTCTTATTCATGCTTGTGGTATGACTGATATTGTCAATGATTTAGAAGCTTCACCCAACGCTGTAACGATTGCCAGAAAAGCTTTAGCAAAAGGTGCAACTATTTTGTGTGATTCTCAAATGGTAGCTCATGGAATTATTCACAATCGTTTACCAGCAGACAATCAGATAGTTTGTACTCTTAATGAACCTCAAGTACCAGAAATTGCTCGTCAAATTAATAATACGCGATCGGCAGCAGCTTTGGAATTATGGCAAGAATACTTAAAAAGTTCTTTAGTAGTGATTGGTAATGCTCCTACAGCACTATTTCATCTTCTAGAAATGTTAGACGCAGGCGCGCCTAAACCTGCTGTAATTTTAGGTTTTCCTGTTGGTTTTGTTGGTGCATCAGAATCAAAAGCAACTCTAGCAAAAAATAGTCGAGATGTGCCTTTTATTACTTTACACGGTCGTCGTGGTGGTAGCGCGATCGCAGCAGCAGCAGTTAATGCTTTAGCGACGGAGCAAGAGATATGA
- a CDS encoding DUF29 family protein yields MEELIALRKYIEEKDYIKALELVGELEEMSKEDKLNKIYSYAVILLVHLIKQQAEKRTTRSWDVSINNSVREIKRTNKRRKSGGYYANEDELIETIDEALEAAMERAALEAFEGRHDVNELKQIIDVEKVKEIALNLINF; encoded by the coding sequence ATGGAAGAACTAATCGCTTTAAGAAAATACATCGAAGAAAAAGACTACATTAAAGCTTTAGAACTTGTTGGTGAATTAGAGGAGATGTCTAAAGAGGATAAACTCAACAAAATTTATAGCTATGCAGTTATCCTTCTGGTTCATTTAATCAAACAACAAGCTGAAAAGCGTACTACGCGATCGTGGGATGTTTCCATTAATAATTCAGTAAGAGAGATTAAACGTACTAATAAACGGCGTAAATCTGGTGGTTATTATGCCAATGAAGATGAATTAATTGAAACTATTGATGAAGCATTGGAAGCTGCGATGGAAAGGGCAGCATTAGAGGCGTTTGAAGGTAGGCATGATGTAAATGAGTTAAAACAAATAATTGACGTGGAAAAGGTAAAAGAAATTGCTTTGAATTTGATTAATTTCTGA
- a CDS encoding chloride channel protein, protein MTTTIPESKVLLPVKSKQFSLSDRFTSLLNRLQPSSELIVLIAALLIGGGSGLTMVVFHQLINLCESLSFDLLLGTISVWGGWTLVLIPILGGLIVGLMRWRYPEILGQEFSALLTNPRVQVISPLRPIVKMLAAAISLGTGASLGPESPSVEIGSNIGILLGQLFQVSKERYRLLLGAGVAAGLAAGFNAPIAGVFFALEVVLGTSFTSPAVGLILLSAVFSAIASRIFLGVHPAFNLPAYQVNSHWEWLFYLGLGILASLVALAYTQAIRLTQACFQEKWLQKLPTVIKPVLGGLVVGSIGLQLPQILGVGYGTLEVILTGESFSLSLLCLLLVVKLLTTAISLGSGLVGGVFAPAMFLGACLGSIYGNLLSNFLPADQLIIAPQAYAIVGMAAVLAASVKAPLTAIILLFELTRNYLIILPAMVTVGVAVWMVEQIEAQSAVAGLNFQQMGMNLDKQDEVDKLEQVTVAEVMKTSYLALAEGTTTLAAGQKMIQTQSHTALVFDCQEKLIGVVTLADIKKAIFKLQHQSADFSLFEQKIADICTLEILYAYADESLKEVLERMGTRGLYLLPVVSRDRPREVLGIIDRNQILLASDLVETQAALLPYLTESLTSTKVDLISSEEVKT, encoded by the coding sequence ATGACAACTACTATTCCTGAGTCGAAGGTACTTTTACCTGTCAAATCAAAACAATTTTCCCTCTCAGATCGTTTTACTAGTTTACTCAATCGCTTACAGCCTTCGTCTGAATTAATAGTACTAATTGCAGCTTTGTTAATTGGTGGTGGTTCGGGTTTGACGATGGTTGTGTTTCATCAACTGATTAACCTGTGCGAAAGTTTAAGTTTCGATCTTTTATTAGGTACAATTTCAGTTTGGGGCGGTTGGACTTTGGTTTTAATTCCTATTTTAGGTGGTTTAATCGTTGGTTTGATGCGCTGGCGTTATCCAGAGATTTTAGGACAAGAATTTTCTGCTTTATTAACTAATCCTAGAGTACAAGTTATTTCTCCCCTCAGACCAATTGTGAAAATGTTGGCAGCAGCAATTTCTTTGGGAACAGGCGCTTCGTTAGGGCCAGAAAGTCCTTCGGTAGAAATAGGTTCAAATATTGGTATTTTATTAGGGCAGTTGTTTCAAGTATCCAAAGAACGTTATCGTTTATTATTAGGTGCTGGTGTAGCAGCAGGATTAGCAGCAGGTTTTAATGCTCCGATCGCAGGTGTGTTTTTTGCTCTAGAAGTAGTATTGGGTACATCTTTTACTTCGCCAGCAGTTGGTTTAATTTTACTCTCGGCGGTTTTTAGTGCGATCGCATCTCGGATTTTTTTAGGAGTTCATCCAGCTTTTAATTTACCAGCTTATCAGGTTAATAGTCATTGGGAATGGTTATTTTATCTGGGGTTGGGAATACTTGCCAGTTTGGTTGCCCTCGCTTATACCCAAGCAATTAGATTGACTCAAGCTTGTTTTCAAGAGAAGTGGTTACAGAAGTTACCGACAGTTATTAAACCAGTTTTAGGAGGATTGGTAGTAGGTAGTATTGGTTTGCAATTACCGCAAATTTTGGGTGTTGGTTACGGTACTTTAGAAGTAATTTTAACAGGAGAAAGTTTTTCCCTTTCTTTATTATGTCTATTATTAGTTGTGAAATTACTAACCACAGCAATTAGTTTGGGTAGTGGTTTAGTCGGAGGAGTTTTTGCCCCAGCGATGTTTTTGGGGGCTTGTCTAGGCTCGATTTATGGTAATCTCCTGAGTAACTTTTTACCAGCAGATCAATTAATTATTGCACCTCAAGCTTATGCGATCGTAGGAATGGCTGCTGTTTTAGCTGCTAGTGTGAAAGCACCTTTAACTGCAATTATCTTGTTGTTTGAATTAACTAGAAACTATCTCATTATTTTACCTGCGATGGTAACGGTTGGTGTGGCTGTTTGGATGGTTGAACAAATCGAAGCACAAAGTGCAGTGGCAGGTTTAAATTTTCAACAAATGGGGATGAATTTAGATAAACAAGATGAAGTAGATAAATTAGAACAAGTCACTGTTGCTGAGGTGATGAAAACTTCCTATCTTGCTTTAGCGGAAGGAACAACTACATTAGCAGCAGGACAAAAAATGATTCAAACTCAATCTCACACTGCTTTGGTATTTGATTGTCAAGAAAAGTTAATTGGAGTAGTTACTTTGGCAGATATTAAAAAAGCAATCTTTAAATTACAACACCAATCTGCTGATTTTTCTTTGTTTGAACAAAAAATTGCCGATATTTGCACGCTAGAAATTCTTTACGCTTATGCCGATGAATCTTTGAAAGAAGTTTTAGAACGCATGGGAACAAGAGGATTATATTTATTACCTGTAGTCTCACGCGATCGCCCTAGAGAAGTTTTGGGCATTATTGATCGCAATCAAATTCTTTTAGCAAGCGATTTGGTAGAAACTCAAGCAGCACTTTTACCTTACCTTACAGAAAGTCTGACTAGCACGAAAGTCGATCTGATTAGTTCCGAGGAGGTAAAAACCTAA
- a CDS encoding MAE_28990/MAE_18760 family HEPN-like nuclease yields the protein MKLRTAEQLSDRLSNDLAWRKKELSEVKSLVETKSFSDSKHKALIRSAICLLYAHWEGFVKLAANSYLEYVRMQKLCYQELATNFLALAMKERLKEAKETNKPSLYIPVCNFFLDELNQRCKLPEDAISSASNLSSEIFKEIIYILGIDFSPYSTKSVLIDTKLLKTRNEIAHGEYSLFDKEEYIELHKEVIAMLDIFRNQIENAAINKDYMRNTP from the coding sequence ATGAAGCTTAGAACTGCTGAACAATTAAGCGATAGGCTATCTAACGATCTTGCTTGGCGAAAAAAGGAGCTTTCAGAAGTTAAATCTTTGGTAGAAACTAAATCATTTTCTGATTCAAAGCATAAAGCTTTAATTAGGAGTGCAATATGTCTTCTTTATGCTCATTGGGAAGGTTTTGTTAAATTAGCAGCTAATTCTTATTTGGAATATGTAAGAATGCAAAAACTTTGTTATCAAGAGCTTGCTACTAACTTTTTGGCTCTAGCTATGAAAGAAAGGTTAAAAGAGGCAAAAGAAACAAATAAACCTTCGTTATATATACCTGTTTGTAATTTTTTTTTGGATGAATTAAATCAAAGATGTAAGTTACCTGAAGATGCCATTTCTAGTGCATCAAACCTTTCTTCTGAAATTTTTAAAGAAATAATTTATATTCTGGGAATTGATTTTTCACCCTACTCTACAAAATCCGTATTAATAGATACTAAGCTTTTAAAAACAAGAAACGAAATTGCACATGGTGAATATTCACTGTTTGATAAAGAGGAGTATATAGAGTTACACAAAGAAGTTATTGCTATGCTTGATATTTTTCGTAATCAGATAGAAAATGCTGCTATTAATAAAGACTATATGCGAAATACACCTTAA
- the mazG gene encoding nucleoside triphosphate pyrophosphohydrolase, giving the protein MVESQETMVSVQTSTLIALKELIEVVAKLRSPDGGCPWDLAQTPESLTPYIIEEAYETVDAITSGQPKAIAEELGDLLLQVVLQAQIAQEDHTFTLQEVAQGITEKLIRRHPHVFGEVEVNSVDEVHQNWEQIKAAEKGETPEQAQLLSRKLRRYARSLPPLMAGMKISKKAAAAGFEWDNVEGVWQKFEEELAEFEEAINLGNQEHQQAELGDLLFTLINIARWYGLDPSAALQGTNQRFIQRLAMMESVAEMPLEDYDITELETLWQRAKAQLAQ; this is encoded by the coding sequence ATGGTTGAATCACAGGAAACAATGGTATCAGTACAAACATCTACATTAATTGCTTTAAAAGAATTGATTGAAGTAGTAGCTAAATTGCGATCGCCTGATGGTGGTTGTCCTTGGGATTTAGCACAAACGCCCGAAAGTTTGACACCTTATATAATTGAAGAAGCTTATGAAACAGTAGATGCCATTACTTCGGGTCAACCAAAAGCGATCGCAGAAGAGTTAGGAGATCTATTACTGCAAGTAGTATTACAAGCACAAATTGCTCAAGAAGATCATACTTTTACTTTACAAGAAGTTGCTCAAGGTATTACTGAAAAGTTAATCCGTCGTCATCCTCATGTGTTTGGTGAAGTAGAAGTTAATAGTGTGGATGAAGTTCATCAAAATTGGGAACAAATCAAAGCAGCCGAAAAAGGAGAAACTCCAGAACAAGCACAATTACTTAGTAGAAAGTTGCGTCGTTATGCTCGTAGTTTACCACCTCTGATGGCAGGAATGAAAATATCCAAAAAGGCTGCTGCTGCTGGCTTTGAGTGGGATAATGTCGAAGGAGTCTGGCAAAAATTTGAGGAAGAGTTAGCTGAATTTGAAGAAGCGATTAATTTAGGCAATCAAGAACATCAACAAGCAGAATTAGGAGATTTATTATTTACTTTAATTAATATTGCTCGTTGGTATGGATTAGATCCTTCCGCAGCTTTACAAGGAACTAATCAACGTTTTATTCAGAGATTGGCGATGATGGAGTCAGTCGCAGAAATGCCTTTAGAAGATTATGATATTACTGAATTAGAAACTCTTTGGCAACGAGCTAAAGCTCAATTAGCACAATAA
- a CDS encoding DUF4278 domain-containing protein yields MQLTYRGINYQSVAGQKSNNLQYKSSVHYFVYRGVSYSKCLLINPSNSHSS; encoded by the coding sequence ATGCAACTTACTTATCGCGGAATTAATTATCAGTCTGTAGCTGGACAAAAAAGTAACAATTTGCAGTATAAAAGTTCGGTTCATTACTTTGTTTATCGTGGTGTTAGCTACAGTAAATGTTTATTAATTAATCCTTCTAATTCTCACAGTAGTTAG
- a CDS encoding GmrSD restriction endonuclease domain-containing protein yields MPLQEEIDKTRQEIRTDGYLMSIGEWISLYEKNEIDIHPDFQRFFRWSDHQKSTFIESILLGIPIPPIFVSQRDDGVWDVVDGVQRLSTIYEFVGLLNIGNREKDQFPVALQKTTYLPSLEGKKWDDPNDKENSLTQAQRLLIKRAKIAVNIVEKESDEMVKYELFQRLNTGGAIATPQEVRNCILLMLNKDLYELMRALANYESFRNCIALSDRLYEEQYDMELVLRFILLFDRDQESIKKLGGDVSVFLTDEMRKIALNKELDYTHIKEGFTTTFDTLNNTLVDDSFRRYKPDTNRFLGGFLLSAYEVIALGIGYHYKNLPPTDQISDRIKSIWSDSTYQKWSGAGVNAARRLPYLIPLGRKVFSL; encoded by the coding sequence ATGCCCCTGCAAGAAGAGATTGACAAAACGAGGCAAGAAATTCGTACAGATGGCTATTTAATGTCTATTGGTGAGTGGATCAGCCTTTATGAAAAAAATGAAATTGATATTCATCCAGATTTTCAAAGGTTTTTTCGTTGGTCTGACCATCAAAAATCTACTTTCATTGAGTCAATTCTTCTAGGAATACCAATTCCACCAATTTTTGTAAGTCAAAGAGATGATGGAGTTTGGGATGTTGTTGATGGTGTTCAACGATTATCAACGATATATGAATTCGTGGGTCTTTTAAACATAGGAAATCGAGAAAAAGATCAATTTCCAGTAGCTTTGCAAAAAACTACTTACTTGCCTTCTTTAGAAGGCAAAAAGTGGGACGATCCGAATGACAAAGAGAATTCTCTTACCCAAGCGCAACGTTTATTGATTAAGCGAGCAAAAATTGCAGTCAACATTGTTGAAAAAGAAAGTGATGAAATGGTCAAATACGAATTATTTCAGCGACTTAATACAGGAGGAGCAATTGCTACTCCTCAAGAAGTAAGAAATTGCATTCTTTTAATGTTGAATAAAGATTTATATGAATTAATGCGAGCGCTTGCAAATTATGAATCATTCAGAAATTGTATTGCTTTAAGTGATCGATTATATGAAGAACAATATGATATGGAATTAGTATTGCGTTTTATTCTTCTCTTTGATCGAGATCAAGAAAGCATTAAAAAGTTAGGTGGAGATGTTAGCGTTTTCTTGACAGATGAAATGCGTAAAATAGCTCTTAATAAAGAATTAGATTATACCCATATAAAAGAAGGATTTACAACAACATTTGATACACTTAATAATACTTTAGTTGATGATAGCTTTAGGAGATACAAACCTGATACAAATAGATTTCTTGGAGGCTTTTTATTATCAGCCTATGAAGTAATAGCGTTAGGAATTGGATATCATTATAAAAATCTACCTCCAACAGATCAAATATCTGATCGCATTAAAAGTATTTGGTCAGATTCAACTTATCAAAAATGGTCAGGGGCAGGAGTAAATGCTGCAAGACGTTTACCTTATCTTATTCCTCTTGGTAGAAAGGTATTTTCTCTCTAA